A single Ciona intestinalis chromosome 14, KH, whole genome shotgun sequence DNA region contains:
- the LOC113474854 gene encoding uncharacterized protein LOC113474854 encodes MNNILSFLMPSMAGNGQQTRIDPVTGQPISPISNTSNILRLLLANNGSSESTGGLDMARFWLLTIGDPARTGMISSSGRNGRFNTFTSFLLLNNRNLGGGASKNLLPLLLLRDYGKQHPNIDPITRRPLSSSPSTIRSSFYLPLFLLMESEDTPSNNKLLKAFLLIYIQLKKDNTIQLLG; translated from the exons atgaataatattttgtcttttcttATGCCGAGCATGGCTGGTAATGGACAACAAACAAGGATAGATCCAGTTACTGGTCAACCAATTTCACCAATATCGAACACAAGTAATATTTTGCGACTTCTTTTGGCCAACAATGGATCGTCCGAAAGCACTGGGGGTTTGGACATGGCTAGATTTTGGTTGCTGACAATAGGAGATCCGGCAAGAACCGGAATGATTAGTAGCTCTGGACGTAACGGTAGATTTAACACATTTACCTCGTTTCTTCTTTTGAACAACAGAAACTTGGGAGGTGGTGCATCTAAAAATCTCCTGCCGCTTCTACTGTTAAGGGATTATGGAAAGCAACATCCAAATATCGACCCAATAACCAGACGACCACTTTCATCGTCACCAT CCACTATACGTTCGAGTTTTTACCTTCCACTGTTTTTATTGATGGAAAGCGAAGATACACCATCGAACAACAAGTTGCTTAAGGCTTTCCTGTTGATATACATTCAGCTGAAAAAAGATAATACCATACAACTTCTGGGATAA